A region of Nostoc sp. 'Peltigera membranacea cyanobiont' N6 DNA encodes the following proteins:
- a CDS encoding PIG-L deacetylase family protein has protein sequence MMNKFGLIGLPLSNPSVLPWRSVEEIACSPALIVAPHPDDETLGCGGAIALLRSLNCDVQVLVISDGTLSHPNSQKYPAGKLRALREAETLSALKLLGVEVHAVTFLRMQDGSIPTQYQSAVASCRAYITDMTPQIIFLPWRYDPHADHRATWKLIHAVLNDLCFYPRLIEYPIWDWDSNQQRSLPESLDVTTWRLNINTVVELKQQAIAAYRSQITDLIDDDPEGFRLSPEMLANFTHPWEVYLEEIQ, from the coding sequence ATGATGAATAAATTCGGCTTGATTGGATTACCACTAAGCAATCCTAGTGTTTTGCCCTGGCGTTCCGTTGAGGAGATCGCTTGTAGTCCGGCATTAATCGTTGCACCCCATCCTGATGATGAGACTTTAGGTTGTGGGGGTGCGATCGCTCTGTTACGCTCTTTAAATTGTGATGTGCAAGTTTTAGTCATTAGTGATGGTACTCTTTCACATCCTAACTCTCAGAAATATCCCGCAGGTAAACTCCGGGCTTTGCGGGAAGCAGAAACCTTGTCAGCCTTGAAATTACTAGGTGTAGAAGTTCATGCTGTCACCTTTTTGAGAATGCAGGATGGTTCAATTCCAACACAGTATCAAAGTGCAGTGGCTAGTTGTCGTGCTTACATCACAGACATGACCCCACAAATTATCTTTTTACCGTGGCGATACGACCCTCACGCAGACCACCGAGCAACGTGGAAATTAATTCACGCCGTGCTGAATGATTTGTGCTTTTACCCCCGATTGATTGAGTATCCGATTTGGGATTGGGACTCAAACCAACAGCGAAGTCTACCAGAATCTCTTGACGTGACAACCTGGCGGTTGAATATTAACACGGTAGTGGAGTTGAAACAGCAAGCGATCGCAGCTTATCGTTCCCAAATTACAGACTTAATTGATGATGACCCAGAAGGCTTTCGCCTGAGTCCCGAAATGTTAGCGAACTTTACTCATCCTTGGGAAGTTTATTTAGAGGAAATCCAATGA